A window of Caretta caretta isolate rCarCar2 chromosome 13, rCarCar1.hap1, whole genome shotgun sequence contains these coding sequences:
- the LOC125622480 gene encoding olfactory receptor 11A1-like has protein sequence MQLMEKGEGKNQTAIMEFILLGFGDLPELQTLLFLIFLVIYIATMAGNILIVALVVADQHLHTPMYFFLGNLSCLETCYSSTVLPRLLASLLTGDRTISVPGCITQFHFFGSLVTTECSLLAAMSYDRYLAICKPLHYGTLMNVQLCLQLAAGSWISGFLICTIVTCVTSQLIFCGPNEIDHFFCDFTSLIQLSCSDTSQITPLIYIFSFLDAVSPFLLTLASYICIIATILGIPSTTGRQKAFSTCSSHLIVVALFYGTIMIVYMLPKSGTWRVLNKVFSVCYTVLTPLANPLIYSLRNREVQEALRNTVRRAVTLTKNPDELNEMKISQSGSYCERRRV, from the coding sequence ATGCAGCTCATggagaaaggagaagggaaaaatCAAACAGCCATCATGGAATTCATCCTCCTGGGGTTCGGGGATCTCCCTGAACTGCAGACCCTTCTCTTCCTCATTTTCCTGGTGATCTACATTGCGACCATGGCTGGGAACATCCTCATCGTTGCGCTAGTTGTGgctgatcagcaccttcacacccccatgtacttctttctggggaacttgtcctgcttggagacctgCTACTCCTCCACCGTCCTGCCCAGgctgctggccagtctcctgactggggacagaaccatttCTGTTCCCGGCTGCATCACGCAGTTTCATTTCTTTGGTTCTCTAGTAACAACAGAGTGCTCTCTCCTGGCAGCCATGTCTTACGATCGGTATTTAGCCATATGCAAACCTCTGCACTATGGAACCCTTATGAATGTCCAGCTGTGCCTCCAGCTAGCAGCTGGGTCTTGGATTAGTGGATTTCTAATTTGTACAATAGTCACATGTGTTACATCACAATTAATTTTCTGTGGCCCTAATGAAATTGaccatttcttttgtgatttcacCTCACTGATTCAACTCTCCTGCAGCGACACCAGCCAGATCACCCcacttatttatatattttccttCCTAGATGCTGTTTCCCCTTTTCTATTAACCCTGGCTTCCTATATTTGTATCATTGCGACCATCCTGGGAATCCCATCCACCACCgggaggcaaaaggccttttccacctgctcctctcacctcattgtggtgGCACTTTTCTATGGGACCATAATGATTGTCTACATGCTACCGAAATCTGGTACCTGGAGAGTCCTGAACAAAGTGTTCTCCGTCTGCTACACAGTCCTGACGCCCCTGGCCAATCcgctcatctacagcctgagaaacagagaggtcCAGGAGGCCCTGAGAAACACTGTCAGGAGGGCTGTGACCCTTACAAAGAATCCAGACGAGTTGAATGAAATGAAGATCAGTCAGTCTGGGTCCTATTGTGAAAGAAGGAGGGTCTAA
- the LOC125622481 gene encoding olfactory receptor 11A1-like, which translates to MHLMEKGEGENQTSVTEFILLGFGDLPELQILLFLLFLVIYIVTMAGNILIVVLVVAYQHLYIPMYFFLGNLSCLETCYISTILPRMLASLLTGDRTISVEGCMIQLVLFGSLVTTECYLLTVMSYDRYLAICKPLHYGTLMNGRLCLQLAAGSWISGFLVCRIFMCLMPQLIFCGPNEIDHFFCDFTSLIQLSCSDTSQITPLIYIFSFLDAVSPFLLTLASYICIIATILGIPSITGRQKAFSTCSSHLIMVALFYGTIMIVYMLPKSGTWRALNKVFSIGHTVVTPLANPLIYSLRNREVKEALRNAVRRAVTLTKNPD; encoded by the coding sequence ATGCACCTCATGgagaaaggagaaggggaaaatcAAACGTCCGTCACGGAATTCATCCTCCTAGGGTTTGGGGATCTCCCCGAGCTGCAGATCCttctctttctgctttttctAGTGATCTACATTGTGACCATGGCTGGGAACATCCTCATTGTTGTGCTAGTTGTGGCTTATCAGCACCTTTACATCCCCATGTACTTCTTtctggggaacttgtcctgcttggagacctgctacatctccaccatcctgcctaggatgctggccagtctcctgactggggatAGAACCATTTCTGTGGAGGGCTGCATGATACAATTGGTTTTATTTGGTTCTCTGGTAACTACAGAGTGTTATCTCCTGACAGTGATGTCTTATGATAGGTATTTAGCCATATGCAAACCGCTACACTATGGCACCCTTATGAATGGCAGGCTGTGTCTCCAGCTAGCAGCTGGGTCTTGGATAAGTGGATTTCTAGTTTGTAGAATATTCATGTGTCTTATGCCACAGTTAATTTTCTGTGGCCCTAATGAAATTGaccatttcttttgtgatttcacCTCACTGATTCAACTCTCCTGCAGCGACACCAGCCAGATCACCCcacttatttatatattttccttCCTAGATGCAGTTTCCCCTTTTCTCTTAACCCTGGCTTCCTATATTTGTATCATTGCGACCATCCTGGGAATCCCATCCATCACCgggaggcaaaaggccttttccacctgctcctctcacctcattaTGGTGGCTCTTTTCTATGGGACCATAATGATTGTCTACATGCTTCCGAAATCTGGTACCTGGAGAGCCCTGAACAAAGTGTTCTCCATCGGCCACACAGTCGTGACTCCCCTGGCCAATCcgctcatctacagcctgagaaacagagaggttAAGGAGGCCCTGAGAAACGCTGTGAGGAGAGCTGTGACCCTTACAAAGAATCCAGACTAG